In the genome of Dioscorea cayenensis subsp. rotundata cultivar TDr96_F1 chromosome 1, TDr96_F1_v2_PseudoChromosome.rev07_lg8_w22 25.fasta, whole genome shotgun sequence, one region contains:
- the LOC120275303 gene encoding uncharacterized protein LOC120275303 isoform X1, with protein sequence MKPKSCFMVMAVVMFFVVYKLTKFQQTQEEMVSISHPFDSMVEEDTTEAVKIGYLPQGIIESQSDLELKPLWLTKSSNLQKDDQPRKNLLAMAVGIKQKKNVDDIVNKFFSENFTVILFHYDGNVNDWHDFEWSDSAIHIVANHQTKWWFAKRFMHPDVVSAYDYIFLWDEDLGIDNFHPGRYLKIVESERLDISQPALDPSLSEVHHRITIRRSKGNLHRKVSDSRTRRRCSGTNNGPPCSGFVEGMAPVFSRPAWRCVWHLIQNDLIHGWGIDYKLGYCAQGDRTKRVGVIDSEYVVHQGVKTLGGFSEEQNTFLRRVQTSKGMIIQNQPQKKSVDQSMHRIKVRKQATLELQKFQDRWDRAIKDDENWVDPFQPHEGGSEDQVLAKKT encoded by the exons ATGAAACCCAAATCATGTTTTATGGTTATGGCTGTAGTAATGTTCTTCGTTGTGTATAAGTTGACAAAATTCCAACAGACACAAGAAGAG ATGGTATCAATATCTCATCCTTTTGATTCCATGGTG GAGGAGGACACcacagaagctgtaaaaattgGTTATTTACCTCAAGGTATCATAGAATCACAATCTGACTTGGAATTGAAGCCTTTGTGGCTTACAAAGAGTTCGAATCTACAG AAGGATGACCAGCCTCGTAAAAATTTGCTTGCTATGGCTGTTGGCATTAAACAGAAGAAAAATGTCGACGACATTGTTAATAAG TTCTTTTCAGAGAATTTTACAGTTATTTTATTCCATTACGATGGTAATGTCAACGACTGGCATGATTTTGAGTGGAGTGATAGTGCAATCCATATAGTTGCTAATCATCAAACAAAATG GTGGTTTGCAAAGCGTTTTATGCACCCGGATGTGGTTTCTGCTTATGATTATATATTTCTTTGGGATGAAGATTTGGGCATTGATAATTTTCATCCTGGAAG GTACTTGAAAATTGTGGAATCTGAAAGACTAGATATATCTCAGCCGGCATTGGACCCAAGTCTTTCTGAAGTACATCACAGGATAACCATTCGTCGAAGTAAAGGGAATCTACACAG GAAAGTTTCTGATTCTCGAACTAGGAGAAGATGTTCTGGTACTAACAATGGACCCCCATGCTCTGG ATTTGTGGAGGGAATGGCTCCTGTATTTTCAAGGCCGGCATGGCGTTGTGTTTGGCATCTTATTCAG AATGATTTGATTCACGGATGGGGAATCGATTACAAACTTGGATATTGTGCTCAG GGCGATCGTACTAAAAGGGTTGGAGTGATAGATAGTGAGTATGTTGTCCATCAAGGAGTGAAGACCTTAGGCGGGTTCTCCGAAGAACAG AATACCTTTCTTCGTCGTGTCCAAACATCAAAAGGTATGATAATACAGAACCAACCTCAG AAAAAGAGTGTTGATCAATCTATGCATCGAATCAAG GTTAGGAAACAAGCAACATTGGAACTTCAAAAATTTCAGGATCGATGGGACCGTGCTATTAAAGACGATGAAAATTGGGTTGATCCATTTCAACCTCACGAAGGCGGCAGTGAGGATCAAGTCCTTGCGAAGAAAACTTAA
- the LOC120275303 gene encoding uncharacterized protein LOC120275303 isoform X2: MKPKSCFMVMAVVMFFVVYKLTKFQQTQEEMVSISHPFDSMVEEDTTEAVKIGYLPQGIIESQSDLELKPLWLTKSSNLQKDDQPRKNLLAMAVGIKQKKNVDDIVNKFFSENFTVILFHYDGNVNDWHDFEWSDSAIHIVANHQTKWWFAKRFMHPDVVSAYDYIFLWDEDLGIDNFHPGRYLKIVESERLDISQPALDPSLSEVHHRITIRRSKGNLHRFVEGMAPVFSRPAWRCVWHLIQNDLIHGWGIDYKLGYCAQGDRTKRVGVIDSEYVVHQGVKTLGGFSEEQNTFLRRVQTSKGMIIQNQPQKKSVDQSMHRIKVRKQATLELQKFQDRWDRAIKDDENWVDPFQPHEGGSEDQVLAKKT, translated from the exons ATGAAACCCAAATCATGTTTTATGGTTATGGCTGTAGTAATGTTCTTCGTTGTGTATAAGTTGACAAAATTCCAACAGACACAAGAAGAG ATGGTATCAATATCTCATCCTTTTGATTCCATGGTG GAGGAGGACACcacagaagctgtaaaaattgGTTATTTACCTCAAGGTATCATAGAATCACAATCTGACTTGGAATTGAAGCCTTTGTGGCTTACAAAGAGTTCGAATCTACAG AAGGATGACCAGCCTCGTAAAAATTTGCTTGCTATGGCTGTTGGCATTAAACAGAAGAAAAATGTCGACGACATTGTTAATAAG TTCTTTTCAGAGAATTTTACAGTTATTTTATTCCATTACGATGGTAATGTCAACGACTGGCATGATTTTGAGTGGAGTGATAGTGCAATCCATATAGTTGCTAATCATCAAACAAAATG GTGGTTTGCAAAGCGTTTTATGCACCCGGATGTGGTTTCTGCTTATGATTATATATTTCTTTGGGATGAAGATTTGGGCATTGATAATTTTCATCCTGGAAG GTACTTGAAAATTGTGGAATCTGAAAGACTAGATATATCTCAGCCGGCATTGGACCCAAGTCTTTCTGAAGTACATCACAGGATAACCATTCGTCGAAGTAAAGGGAATCTACACAG ATTTGTGGAGGGAATGGCTCCTGTATTTTCAAGGCCGGCATGGCGTTGTGTTTGGCATCTTATTCAG AATGATTTGATTCACGGATGGGGAATCGATTACAAACTTGGATATTGTGCTCAG GGCGATCGTACTAAAAGGGTTGGAGTGATAGATAGTGAGTATGTTGTCCATCAAGGAGTGAAGACCTTAGGCGGGTTCTCCGAAGAACAG AATACCTTTCTTCGTCGTGTCCAAACATCAAAAGGTATGATAATACAGAACCAACCTCAG AAAAAGAGTGTTGATCAATCTATGCATCGAATCAAG GTTAGGAAACAAGCAACATTGGAACTTCAAAAATTTCAGGATCGATGGGACCGTGCTATTAAAGACGATGAAAATTGGGTTGATCCATTTCAACCTCACGAAGGCGGCAGTGAGGATCAAGTCCTTGCGAAGAAAACTTAA
- the LOC120275303 gene encoding uncharacterized protein LOC120275303 isoform X3 has protein sequence MKPKSCFMVMAVVMFFVVYKLTKFQQTQEEMVSISHPFDSMVEEDTTEAVKIGYLPQGIIESQSDLELKPLWLTKSSNLQKDDQPRKNLLAMAVGIKQKKNVDDIVNKFFSENFTVILFHYDGNVNDWHDFEWSDSAIHIVANHQTKWWFAKRFMHPDVVSAYDYIFLWDEDLGIDNFHPGRYLKIVESERLDISQPALDPSLSEVHHRITIRRSKGNLHRKVSDSRTRRRCSGTNNGPPCSGFVEGMAPVFSRPAWRCVWHLIQNDLIHGWGIDYKLGYCAQGDRTKRVGVIDSEYVVHQGVKTLGGFSEEQNTFLRRVQTSKEKEC, from the exons ATGAAACCCAAATCATGTTTTATGGTTATGGCTGTAGTAATGTTCTTCGTTGTGTATAAGTTGACAAAATTCCAACAGACACAAGAAGAG ATGGTATCAATATCTCATCCTTTTGATTCCATGGTG GAGGAGGACACcacagaagctgtaaaaattgGTTATTTACCTCAAGGTATCATAGAATCACAATCTGACTTGGAATTGAAGCCTTTGTGGCTTACAAAGAGTTCGAATCTACAG AAGGATGACCAGCCTCGTAAAAATTTGCTTGCTATGGCTGTTGGCATTAAACAGAAGAAAAATGTCGACGACATTGTTAATAAG TTCTTTTCAGAGAATTTTACAGTTATTTTATTCCATTACGATGGTAATGTCAACGACTGGCATGATTTTGAGTGGAGTGATAGTGCAATCCATATAGTTGCTAATCATCAAACAAAATG GTGGTTTGCAAAGCGTTTTATGCACCCGGATGTGGTTTCTGCTTATGATTATATATTTCTTTGGGATGAAGATTTGGGCATTGATAATTTTCATCCTGGAAG GTACTTGAAAATTGTGGAATCTGAAAGACTAGATATATCTCAGCCGGCATTGGACCCAAGTCTTTCTGAAGTACATCACAGGATAACCATTCGTCGAAGTAAAGGGAATCTACACAG GAAAGTTTCTGATTCTCGAACTAGGAGAAGATGTTCTGGTACTAACAATGGACCCCCATGCTCTGG ATTTGTGGAGGGAATGGCTCCTGTATTTTCAAGGCCGGCATGGCGTTGTGTTTGGCATCTTATTCAG AATGATTTGATTCACGGATGGGGAATCGATTACAAACTTGGATATTGTGCTCAG GGCGATCGTACTAAAAGGGTTGGAGTGATAGATAGTGAGTATGTTGTCCATCAAGGAGTGAAGACCTTAGGCGGGTTCTCCGAAGAACAG AATACCTTTCTTCGTCGTGTCCAAACATCAAAAG AAAAAGAGTGTTGA